From a single Raphanus sativus cultivar WK10039 chromosome 3, ASM80110v3, whole genome shotgun sequence genomic region:
- the LOC108844886 gene encoding type I inositol polyphosphate 5-phosphatase 10 has protein sequence MSDPLYIFNKKSQSEIVAESLLSSSNLRSSMPAQQLQSLRVFVATWNVGGKSPHSGLDLDSLLHVHSEFDIYVLGFQEIVPLNAGNVLVLGDNEPAAKWLSMINQSLNKSSSSSSGARFVPKPPSFGAGSMFFVKPSLKKISENFRTGCRRKLKICNCNSFSEEISRKYGRESCFRCPESLVNQTELFSDDDEEEEEDDDEDDDDDEDEVGVKVASVVSNQMMMKYGLVASKQMVGIFLTVWMRKELIQHVTHLRISCVSRGIMGCLGNKGCIAVSLQLYKTSFCFICSHLASGEREGDERRRNSDVIEILKNTSFPRICRTPFTRVPHRITKHDRVIWLGDLNYRIALSYSETKSLLDKNAWDTLLNKDQLKIERDAGRVFKGWHEGKIFFAPTYKYSYNSDAYAGDSAKEKKNKRRTPAWCDRILWHGDGIRQLSYVRGESRFSDHRPVCAVFVVNVEDCEGRTGARRQ, from the exons ATGTCGGATCCActctatatatttaataaaa AGTCTCAATCCGAGATAGTAGCTGAATCTTTGTTATCTTCAAGCAATCTCAGATCTTCAATGCCTGCTCAGCAACTCCAGTCCTTGAG AGTCTTTGTGGCTACATGGAACGTGGGAGGAAAGTCTCCTCACTCTGGTCTTGATCTTGATTCCTTGCTTCACGTCCACAGCGAGTTCGATATATACGTTTTAGG ttttcaggaGATTGTTCCATTGAATGCTGGAAACGTCCTTGTGCTTGGAGACAACGAGCCTGCTGCTAAATGGTTATCTATGATCAACCAGTCCTTGAACAAatcctcatcatcatcctctgGTGCAAGATTTGTCCCAAAACCACCATCTTTTGGCGCTGGGTCTATGTTCTTTGTGAAACCTTCTTTGAAGAAGATCAGTGAGAACTTCAGAACTGGGTGCAGGAGAAAGCTGAAGATATGTAACTGCAACTCCTTCTCTGAAGAGATTTCGAGAAAGTACGGGAGAGAATCTTGCTTCAGATGTCCAGAGTCTCTTGTTAACCAAACTGAGTTATTCTCTGAtgacgatgaagaagaagaagaagatgatgatgaggatgatgatgatgacgaggaTGAGGTAGGAGTAAAGGTTGCTTCTGTTGTAAGCAaccagatgatgatgaagtatGGTCTAGTGGCATCAAAACAAATGGTGGGAATATTCTTGACTGTGTGGATGAGAAAGGAACTTATTCAACATGTGACTCATCTCAGAATCTCTTGCGTCAGCCGTGGAATCATGGGTTGCTTGGGGAACAAG GGATGCATAGCTGTGAGTTTGCAGCTCTACAAGACGAGCTTCTGCTTCATTTGCAGCCATCTAGCTTCTGGCGAGAGAGAAGGAGACGAACGTCGTAGAAACTCTGATGTTATTGAGATTTTGAAGAACACAAGTTTCCCTAGAATCTGTAGAACGCCCTTCACTCGTGTCCCTCATCGAATCACTAAACATGA TCGAGTCATCTGGCTTGGAGATTTGAACTACAGAATAGCTTTAAGTTACTCAGAAACAAAGTCCCTCTTGGATAAAAACGCTTGGGACACTCTTCTCAACAAAGATCAG cTCAAGATTGAAAGAGACGCAGGGAGAGTCTTCAAAGGATGGCACGAAGGCAAAATATTCTTTGCACCGACTTATAAGTACTCTTATAACTCAGATGCTTACGCTGGAGACAGtgccaaagagaagaagaacaagagaagAACTCCTGCATG GTGTGACAGGATTCTTTGGCACGGTGATGGAATACGGCAGCTCTCCTATGTTCGCGGCGAGTCGCGTTTCTCCGATCACCGGCCAGTATGCGCCGTGTTTGTTGTCAACGTTGAGGATTGCGAGGGTAGAACTGGAGCTAGGAGACAATAG